The following are encoded in a window of Methanothrix sp. genomic DNA:
- a CDS encoding FGGY family carbohydrate kinase: MYLGIDIGTTSVKAGLFTHEGDLVRGAVNRYRQFRSHESFVEINPEVFWNALCEALRALKPPSGISGISIGGHGPSPVFLDASMEPIAPSILWLDRRAEREASQLSELLGRPVQPSWYVPQTMWLRNHKPEIFTRLRRVLQPMDYIAWKLTGSLTASIASSEILPWSDEEIDAAGLDPGIFPEQHIMGELIGCTGPDLSRSSGLPGGIPVFAGAPDFVEAILATASFERGIVCDKAGTSEGIELCWDAPIEGFYTAPHPLDGALWHTGASLSTTGLSMEWMAALVSKHPWELAAEAGTSPPGSGGLTFLPYLSRERHSISAMGAMLNISLTHGLPEVSRAIMEGCACAMRLVIDRFKEMGAYIKEIRTTGTQSVSKLWNQMKADVTGLPVVSQRVPEGEMLGAAMIAAYGSGDYHSLREASRCMAHPRERFEPDSMTGDRIFEQFMRSAGGTVHSGSIK, translated from the coding sequence ATGTATCTCGGCATCGATATCGGCACCACCTCCGTCAAGGCAGGGCTGTTCACGCACGAGGGAGATCTGGTGAGGGGCGCTGTAAACCGGTACAGGCAGTTCAGGAGCCATGAGAGTTTTGTGGAGATCAACCCGGAGGTGTTCTGGAATGCGCTGTGTGAGGCGCTACGTGCGCTGAAACCACCATCCGGGATATCAGGAATATCGATCGGCGGCCACGGCCCATCCCCAGTATTCCTCGACGCATCAATGGAGCCGATCGCCCCCTCGATACTCTGGCTGGACAGAAGGGCTGAGCGGGAGGCATCTCAGCTCTCAGAGCTTCTTGGAAGACCTGTGCAGCCGTCGTGGTATGTCCCGCAGACGATGTGGCTCAGGAACCACAAACCTGAGATCTTCACAAGGTTGAGAAGAGTGCTTCAGCCGATGGACTATATCGCATGGAAGCTCACCGGCTCCTTAACAGCATCTATCGCCTCAAGTGAGATACTTCCCTGGAGCGATGAGGAGATCGATGCAGCAGGCCTGGATCCCGGGATCTTCCCGGAGCAACATATCATGGGAGAGCTGATAGGGTGTACAGGACCGGATCTCTCGCGGAGCTCCGGACTGCCTGGCGGCATTCCGGTGTTCGCAGGCGCTCCCGACTTCGTGGAGGCGATTCTAGCGACCGCATCTTTCGAGAGGGGGATTGTGTGCGATAAGGCCGGCACCTCTGAGGGCATCGAGCTCTGCTGGGATGCCCCAATCGAGGGGTTCTACACAGCTCCTCACCCGCTGGATGGAGCTCTCTGGCACACAGGAGCGTCGCTCTCGACGACGGGCCTGAGCATGGAGTGGATGGCAGCTCTTGTCTCAAAGCATCCATGGGAGCTGGCAGCAGAGGCCGGGACCTCGCCTCCGGGATCAGGCGGTCTGACCTTTCTGCCGTATCTCTCCCGCGAACGCCACAGCATCTCCGCGATGGGCGCGATGCTCAACATCTCCTTAACTCACGGACTGCCTGAGGTATCCAGAGCGATCATGGAGGGGTGCGCATGCGCGATGCGGCTGGTGATCGACAGGTTTAAGGAAATGGGCGCATACATTAAAGAGATAAGAACGACAGGAACACAGTCGGTCTCGAAGCTCTGGAACCAGATGAAGGCAGATGTAACAGGCCTGCCGGTTGTCTCACAGAGGGTGCCAGAGGGAGAGATGCTGGGCGCTGCGATGATAGCAGCATATGGGTCTGGTGATTATCACAGTCTCAGAGAGGCCTCACGATGCATGGCCCATCCGAGGGAGAGGTTTGAGCCGGATAGCATGACGGGAGACAGGATATTCGAGCAGTTCATGAGATCGGCTGGCGGCACCGTACATTCCGGAAGCATCAAATAA
- a CDS encoding DUF296 domain-containing protein, giving the protein MPCALAGSVKIHRRWRYMPKMVMVGLQHGSDIMEAIGEMAAALFINAGFFSVIGALSSVDLAYYDQKEKAYRQRSFEGAFEIASCTGNISLRDGQRFVHAHIALADENYNMIGGHLLGGRVFAAELHITGLDGEPPVREHDPVTGLFLWRRS; this is encoded by the coding sequence ATGCCCTGCGCCCTGGCAGGTTCTGTGAAGATCCACAGGAGGTGGAGGTACATGCCGAAGATGGTGATGGTTGGGCTGCAGCACGGCTCTGATATAATGGAGGCGATAGGAGAGATGGCTGCGGCTCTATTCATAAATGCGGGATTTTTCAGCGTCATAGGAGCGTTATCGTCAGTTGATCTCGCCTACTACGATCAGAAGGAAAAGGCGTACAGGCAGCGCAGCTTTGAGGGGGCATTCGAGATCGCATCCTGCACCGGTAACATCTCTTTAAGGGACGGGCAGAGATTCGTCCATGCACACATCGCCCTCGCAGATGAGAACTACAATATGATTGGAGGGCATCTGCTCGGCGGCAGGGTCTTTGCTGCTGAGCTTCACATCACAGGTCTTGATGGAGAGCCCCCTGTCAGGGAACACGATCCCGTGACAGGTCTGTTTCTCTGGAGGAGGAGTTGA
- a CDS encoding DNA polymerase II large subunit, producing the protein MSAEYFEYLEKALREEMEIARRARSKGLDPELDVEIPIAVDLAERVEKLVGIPGVATRIRELEAQGLSREEAALAIGRDFAEGRLGGKGTSRLDAIDMAIRTSVALLTEGVVAAPIEGIARVGLGKNDDGSEYLKVYYAGPIRSAGGTAQALSVLVADYVRRSMGIAPYRPTEEEIERYVEEIGLYKRLQHLQYTPSDDEIRMIIRNCPVCIDGEPTEEEEVSGYRDLPRVETNRVRGGIALVSAEGIALKRPKIKKHVSKLGIDGWGWLDALGGEKKDGGGSSEKFLRDLIAGRPVFSHPSRPGGFRLRYGRSRNTGLAAAGINPATMMVLNHFLAPGTQIKVEQPGKAAAVAPVSSIEGPTVRLVNGDVVRIDDTSAFPWISSPEALKRNISRIIDLGEILISFGDFMENNRPLAPASYTFEWWAEEFRRAGGDPEGMEHTDGRTAIQLSRDLGVPLHPDHTYLWHDITLDELDLLADAASEGTIDGDILLMDLREDTKEILEKLLVQHKIRDGRIMVEDARPLLLCLGVDESGRRWRREDLNAGDALSAVNQLSGLVIRARAPTRIGCRMGRPEKSDRREMRPPPHVLFPTGSEGGKSRLVNEAAEHGFIEAVVERRRCPSCGKEGFAFRCECGAHTERVRACPSCGVRAEEKCPRCGTETSAATRMRIDVKGALSRALESLGERADNIRGVMGLTSRDSTPEPLEKGVLRAKHGVFIFKDGTSRYDLTDLPLTHFRPREIGTSVGVLLDLGYTHDIHGIPLEREDQILELKVQDVVLCRDAGDWLLRVSRFVDDLLVRFYGLEPYYRAEKPEDLIGRLMIGLAPHTSAGVLCRLIGFTRASAGYAHPYFHAAKRRNCDGDEDCVMLLMDALLNFSRSYLPEKRGGKMDAPLVLTTRINPAEVDKEAHNLDLSFRYPLELYEASLRSANPKDVEGLVDLVSKRLGGEGQYSGFGFTHDTDDIAGGPKNSSYKTLETMIDKMKSQLELARLIRAVDATDVAERVINSHFLPDLMGNLRAFSRQSVRCVKCNAKYRRPPLSELCPKCGGKLVLTVHEGSVRKYLEVSMKVAEEYGVSSYTRQRLELIRMEIESLFRSDKVKQTGLADFV; encoded by the coding sequence TTGAGCGCTGAGTACTTCGAGTATCTTGAGAAGGCCCTGAGAGAGGAGATGGAGATCGCCCGGAGGGCGAGATCGAAGGGCCTCGATCCGGAGCTTGATGTCGAGATACCCATAGCTGTTGACCTGGCTGAACGGGTCGAGAAGCTCGTCGGCATACCAGGAGTCGCAACCAGGATAAGAGAGCTTGAGGCGCAGGGGCTCAGCAGAGAGGAGGCGGCGCTCGCCATTGGCAGGGACTTCGCTGAGGGGCGTCTGGGGGGGAAAGGCACGAGCAGGCTCGATGCGATAGATATGGCAATAAGGACCTCCGTGGCGCTTCTCACTGAGGGGGTGGTTGCGGCGCCGATTGAGGGCATAGCCAGGGTCGGGCTGGGGAAAAATGATGATGGCAGCGAGTACCTGAAGGTGTACTACGCAGGCCCGATACGCTCAGCGGGCGGAACCGCCCAGGCGCTATCTGTGCTTGTCGCGGATTACGTCAGGAGGAGCATGGGCATCGCCCCGTACAGACCCACAGAGGAGGAGATAGAGAGGTACGTCGAGGAGATCGGACTTTACAAGCGGCTTCAGCACCTCCAGTACACGCCATCCGATGATGAGATCAGGATGATAATCAGAAACTGTCCCGTGTGCATAGATGGCGAGCCCACCGAGGAGGAGGAGGTCTCCGGCTACCGGGACCTCCCTAGGGTTGAGACGAACAGGGTTCGGGGCGGCATCGCCCTGGTCTCCGCAGAGGGCATCGCTCTGAAGCGCCCGAAGATCAAGAAGCATGTCTCAAAGCTCGGGATTGATGGATGGGGATGGCTCGATGCGCTCGGCGGTGAGAAGAAGGATGGCGGGGGATCCAGCGAGAAGTTTCTGAGAGATCTGATAGCGGGCAGGCCTGTGTTCTCCCACCCATCCAGGCCAGGTGGCTTCAGGCTGCGCTACGGGAGATCCAGAAACACAGGTCTTGCAGCTGCTGGCATAAATCCGGCCACAATGATGGTGCTGAATCACTTCCTCGCGCCCGGAACCCAGATCAAGGTCGAGCAGCCCGGCAAGGCTGCTGCCGTAGCCCCGGTTAGCAGCATAGAAGGTCCCACTGTCAGGCTGGTTAACGGCGATGTCGTGCGCATAGACGACACGTCAGCGTTTCCCTGGATATCGAGCCCTGAAGCACTAAAGAGAAACATCTCCAGGATCATAGACCTGGGTGAGATCCTGATCAGCTTTGGGGACTTCATGGAGAACAACAGGCCGCTTGCGCCCGCATCCTACACATTCGAGTGGTGGGCGGAGGAGTTCAGAAGGGCGGGCGGTGATCCTGAGGGCATGGAGCACACTGATGGAAGAACAGCGATACAGCTCTCCAGAGATCTCGGCGTGCCGCTCCATCCCGATCACACATACCTCTGGCATGATATAACCCTGGATGAGCTGGATCTGCTTGCGGATGCAGCATCAGAGGGGACAATCGATGGGGATATCCTCCTCATGGATCTGCGCGAGGATACAAAGGAGATCCTGGAGAAGCTCCTCGTCCAGCATAAAATCAGGGATGGGAGGATAATGGTGGAGGATGCGCGCCCACTTCTGCTCTGTCTGGGCGTGGACGAGAGCGGCAGGCGCTGGAGGAGAGAGGATCTGAATGCAGGTGATGCGCTGAGCGCTGTCAATCAGCTCTCCGGTCTTGTGATCAGAGCGAGGGCGCCCACCAGGATCGGATGCAGGATGGGTAGACCGGAGAAATCAGACAGGAGGGAGATGCGACCTCCACCGCATGTGCTCTTTCCGACAGGCTCTGAAGGGGGGAAGAGCCGTCTTGTGAACGAGGCTGCAGAGCATGGATTCATAGAGGCGGTTGTGGAAAGAAGAAGATGTCCATCCTGCGGGAAGGAGGGTTTCGCGTTCAGATGTGAGTGTGGAGCTCATACGGAGCGTGTGCGTGCGTGTCCATCCTGCGGGGTGCGCGCTGAGGAGAAATGCCCGAGGTGCGGCACGGAGACGAGCGCAGCCACACGGATGAGGATAGACGTGAAGGGAGCCCTCTCAAGAGCCCTGGAGTCCCTCGGGGAGCGTGCTGATAACATCAGGGGCGTCATGGGGCTCACGTCCAGGGACTCCACGCCGGAGCCGCTCGAGAAGGGTGTGCTGAGAGCAAAGCATGGCGTGTTCATATTCAAGGATGGAACCTCAAGGTACGATCTCACAGACCTTCCTCTCACCCACTTCCGCCCCAGGGAGATCGGCACCAGTGTGGGTGTCCTTCTCGATCTCGGGTACACGCATGACATCCACGGAATACCACTTGAGAGGGAAGATCAAATCCTGGAGCTCAAGGTCCAGGATGTTGTGCTCTGCAGGGATGCCGGCGACTGGCTTCTCAGGGTCTCGAGGTTCGTGGACGATCTTCTCGTCCGCTTCTACGGACTGGAGCCGTACTACAGAGCTGAGAAACCGGAGGACCTGATAGGGCGACTCATGATCGGTCTTGCCCCGCACACATCCGCAGGAGTTCTCTGCAGGCTGATCGGTTTCACGAGGGCGAGCGCTGGATACGCGCATCCCTATTTCCATGCTGCCAAGAGGAGAAACTGTGATGGCGATGAGGATTGCGTGATGCTGCTCATGGACGCGCTGCTGAACTTCTCCAGGTCCTACCTGCCGGAGAAGAGGGGCGGGAAGATGGACGCGCCTCTCGTCCTTACAACAAGAATCAATCCGGCAGAGGTCGACAAAGAGGCCCACAATCTCGATCTCTCCTTCAGGTATCCCCTCGAGCTCTACGAGGCGAGCCTGAGAAGCGCGAACCCAAAGGACGTTGAGGGGCTTGTCGATCTTGTCTCCAAGCGGCTTGGAGGCGAGGGGCAGTACTCTGGCTTCGGCTTCACTCATGATACAGATGATATCGCTGGGGGGCCGAAGAACAGCTCCTACAAGACCCTTGAGACGATGATCGACAAGATGAAATCTCAGCTGGAGCTCGCGCGGCTGATAAGGGCGGTTGATGCTACCGATGTGGCTGAGCGTGTGATAAACTCGCACTTCCTGCCAGATCTGATGGGGAACCTGAGGGCGTTCTCGCGCCAGAGCGTGCGATGTGTGAAATGCAACGCGAAGTACAGGAGGCCTCCGCTCAGCGAACTCTGCCCGAAGTGCGGGGGGAAACTGGTGCTCACGGTCCATGAGGGGAGCGTCAGAAAGTACCTCGAGGTCTCGATGAAGGTCGCGGAGGAGTACGGCGTGTCGAGCTACACGCGCCAGCGGCTCGAGCTGATCAGGATGGAGATAGAATCTTTATTCAGATCAGATAAGGTGAAGCAGACCGGTCTCGCGGATTTTGTGTGA
- the purM gene encoding phosphoribosylformylglycinamidine cyclo-ligase: MKGMTYSEAGVDIELENRSIDAMKRRLTFSRKGLGAPLTGIGHYAGLIDMGEFAIAMTTDGVGSKILIANAMRKWDTIGIDCIAMNVNDLLAIGAEPLAFVDYLAVERVDPEVSEQIAVGLERGAEISNISIVGGETASLPEMIRGLDLAGTAIGYVKKDKVITGEKIRTGDAVVGVPSTGLHSNGYTLARRIIESSGYTYFDKMPGDSRSIGEILLTPTRIYIEVLELLQRCDVHGLAHITGSGLLKLHRITDLGFEITDPIEPQPVFRFLQELGGVDDAEMYRTFNMGMGFVVVLPEEQADDACRIMGPGSKVIGRIVESGLRAGSIRLQ; this comes from the coding sequence ATGAAGGGGATGACCTACTCCGAGGCCGGCGTTGATATCGAGCTGGAGAACAGGTCCATCGATGCGATGAAGCGGAGGCTCACATTCTCCAGAAAGGGTTTAGGCGCACCTCTTACCGGTATAGGACATTATGCTGGCCTGATCGACATGGGCGAGTTCGCGATAGCGATGACGACCGATGGCGTTGGGAGCAAGATACTGATCGCAAATGCGATGCGCAAGTGGGACACCATCGGGATAGACTGTATCGCTATGAACGTGAACGACCTCCTCGCTATAGGCGCTGAGCCGCTGGCTTTTGTTGATTACCTCGCTGTGGAGAGGGTCGATCCTGAGGTCTCAGAGCAGATAGCTGTGGGGCTCGAGAGGGGCGCTGAGATCTCCAACATCAGCATAGTCGGCGGGGAGACTGCATCGCTGCCTGAGATGATCAGGGGCCTGGATCTGGCCGGCACAGCAATAGGCTATGTGAAGAAGGATAAAGTGATCACTGGCGAGAAGATCCGCACCGGAGATGCTGTGGTGGGGGTGCCAAGCACGGGTCTGCACAGCAACGGTTACACCCTCGCAAGGAGGATAATCGAGAGCTCCGGTTACACATACTTCGATAAAATGCCGGGCGATTCCAGAAGCATAGGCGAGATCCTGCTGACACCCACCAGGATATACATAGAGGTCCTGGAGCTCCTCCAGAGATGCGATGTTCATGGCCTTGCACACATAACAGGCAGCGGACTCCTCAAGCTTCACCGCATAACAGATCTCGGCTTCGAGATAACAGACCCCATCGAGCCGCAGCCCGTATTCCGGTTCCTCCAGGAGCTGGGGGGAGTGGATGATGCTGAGATGTACAGGACGTTCAACATGGGCATGGGTTTTGTCGTGGTGCTCCCTGAGGAGCAGGCAGATGACGCGTGCAGGATAATGGGACCTGGCTCGAAGGTCATCGGCAGGATAGTCGAGAGCGGCCTGAGGGCAGGCAGCATCAGGCTCCAGTAA
- a CDS encoding aspartate kinase, whose translation MARLVMKFGGVSVADGRRLRNVGELVRGFSSGNEIVVVTSALQGVTDDLLECARSSAKYGRVSDVEDFIKRLAERHEQAIKDAISDDAIREEIRSDICKKIDMLEKAYVGICYLGELTPRSIDYISSFGEQLSAPILSGVFRDLGIESKYYTGGDAGIITNSDYGNAKPLEKSYALIGKRLLPIKGIPVVTGFIAKDENGITTTLGRGGSDFTASIIGAAIDADEIWFWKETSGVLTADPKIDPSAKTIPTISYIEAMELSFFGAKVLHPRAIEPAIKKGIPVRVKCTFDPDSPGTRIVQEEELKDGVIKAVSLSTNVALLNVSGAEMIGTPGVAAKVFSALANSGVNIIMISQGSSEANISMVVEEKDLDRAEEALRRDLPREIVKDITHNKDVCVVAVVGSGMAGTPGVAGRLFSAMGRAGINVRMISQGSSEHNISFVVASKDGKRAVQEIHREFKLNGEHA comes from the coding sequence ATGGCACGCTTGGTAATGAAATTCGGCGGGGTTTCTGTAGCTGATGGCAGGCGGCTCAGAAACGTTGGGGAGCTTGTGAGGGGATTCAGCTCAGGGAATGAAATCGTGGTGGTGACCTCTGCCCTCCAGGGGGTCACCGATGATCTGCTGGAATGTGCGAGATCCTCTGCGAAATATGGCAGGGTCTCCGACGTCGAGGATTTCATAAAGAGGCTTGCTGAGAGACACGAGCAGGCAATCAAAGATGCGATATCAGATGATGCGATCCGCGAGGAGATCAGATCAGACATATGCAAGAAGATCGACATGCTTGAGAAGGCCTACGTTGGGATATGCTATCTCGGAGAGCTCACGCCGAGATCCATAGACTACATATCAAGCTTTGGCGAGCAGCTCTCAGCCCCGATACTCTCAGGCGTCTTCAGGGATCTGGGAATTGAGTCGAAGTACTATACAGGCGGAGACGCGGGGATAATCACAAACAGCGATTACGGAAATGCGAAGCCTCTCGAGAAGAGCTACGCGCTCATAGGGAAGAGGCTGCTGCCCATAAAGGGAATACCTGTTGTCACAGGATTCATAGCAAAGGATGAGAACGGCATAACAACAACACTCGGGCGCGGCGGGTCAGACTTCACAGCATCGATAATCGGCGCTGCGATAGACGCGGATGAGATCTGGTTCTGGAAGGAGACCTCTGGAGTCCTGACAGCAGACCCCAAGATAGACCCGTCTGCCAAGACCATACCCACTATATCCTACATAGAGGCTATGGAGCTCTCCTTCTTCGGAGCGAAGGTGCTTCACCCAAGGGCTATCGAGCCGGCAATAAAGAAGGGCATACCTGTAAGAGTGAAATGCACATTCGATCCCGACAGCCCGGGCACACGCATAGTACAGGAGGAGGAGCTGAAGGACGGGGTCATAAAGGCTGTGAGCCTCTCCACAAATGTCGCACTGCTCAACGTCTCAGGTGCGGAGATGATCGGCACCCCTGGAGTCGCGGCCAAGGTATTCTCAGCCCTCGCAAACTCTGGTGTGAACATAATCATGATCAGCCAGGGCTCGTCAGAGGCGAATATATCGATGGTAGTGGAGGAGAAGGACCTCGACAGGGCAGAGGAGGCCCTGAGGCGTGATCTCCCCAGGGAGATCGTGAAGGATATCACCCACAACAAGGACGTCTGCGTAGTCGCAGTTGTCGGATCTGGCATGGCAGGCACCCCTGGTGTAGCCGGCCGCCTCTTCAGCGCCATGGGGAGAGCAGGGATAAACGTGAGGATGATCAGTCAGGGCTCGAGCGAGCACAACATATCATTCGTAGTCGCATCGAAGGATGGAAAACGTGCTGTGCAGGAGATACACAGGGAGTTCAAACTCAATGGTGAGCACGCATGA